From a single Paenibacillus sp. FSL W8-0426 genomic region:
- a CDS encoding beta-galactosidase translates to MTVLQIENGQFLWEDRPFRIISGAIHYFRVVPEYWEDRLLKLKACGFNTVETYVPWNLHEPEPGKLRFDGLADIERFVRLAGSMGLHVIVRPSPYICAEWEFGGLPAWLLAEEGMPLRCADSRFLERVDRYYDMLLPKLKPLLSTQGGPIIALQIENEYGSYGNDARYLSHLRDSMLRHGMDVPLFTSDGPTDAMLQAGSVPGQLATVNFGSGSEGAFSKLRVYQPDQPLMCMEFWNGWFDHWGERHHVRDAADVAQVLDDMLSAGASVNVYMFHGGTNFGFYNGANCQEKERYEPTVTSYDYDSPLSESGEPTAKFYAVREVIGRHIELGELELPEPVGTMAYGKVELPEQAPLFTRLDALSSAVRRNCPEPMEKLGQDVGFILYRTRITGPREEQELVVQEVRDRALIFVNGTYRGVLERGNAELSVSFAVPEEGADIAILVENMGRINYGPYLKDPKGITEGVRHGFQFLYDWTIHCLPLSELSGLQFERVESAEGPCFYRGQFDVNEAKDTFLRLDGWTKGVAFINGFNLGRYWNKGPQQTLYVPAPLLRPGGNELIVFELHAPAERAVTFVDRAVLDVENGK, encoded by the coding sequence ATGACGGTCCTGCAGATTGAAAACGGGCAATTCCTCTGGGAGGATCGCCCCTTCCGGATCATTTCCGGCGCGATCCATTATTTCCGGGTGGTCCCCGAATATTGGGAGGATCGCCTGCTGAAGCTGAAGGCTTGCGGTTTCAACACGGTCGAAACGTATGTGCCGTGGAACCTGCATGAGCCGGAACCTGGCAAGCTTCGTTTCGATGGGCTGGCCGATATCGAGCGATTTGTCCGGTTGGCCGGCAGCATGGGGCTGCACGTCATCGTTCGGCCCAGCCCGTATATTTGTGCGGAATGGGAATTCGGCGGTTTGCCCGCCTGGCTGCTCGCGGAAGAGGGCATGCCGCTGCGGTGCGCGGACAGCCGGTTCCTGGAGAGAGTGGACCGGTATTATGATATGCTGCTGCCCAAGTTGAAGCCGCTGCTCAGCACGCAAGGCGGACCAATCATTGCGCTGCAGATCGAGAACGAATACGGCAGCTACGGGAACGATGCCCGTTATTTGTCCCATTTGCGGGACAGCATGCTGAGGCATGGGATGGACGTGCCGCTGTTCACCTCGGACGGACCGACGGATGCCATGCTGCAGGCAGGTTCGGTACCGGGCCAACTGGCAACGGTTAATTTCGGTTCGGGCAGCGAAGGCGCATTCTCCAAGCTGCGTGTATATCAGCCGGACCAACCGCTGATGTGTATGGAATTTTGGAACGGCTGGTTCGATCATTGGGGTGAGCGGCACCATGTCAGGGATGCGGCGGATGTGGCGCAGGTTCTGGATGACATGCTGTCTGCCGGAGCTTCGGTGAATGTCTACATGTTCCATGGCGGCACGAATTTTGGGTTTTATAATGGAGCCAACTGCCAGGAGAAAGAACGGTACGAACCGACCGTCACCAGCTACGATTACGATTCGCCGCTGAGCGAATCGGGGGAACCGACCGCCAAATTCTATGCGGTAAGAGAGGTCATCGGGCGGCATATCGAGCTCGGAGAGCTGGAGCTTCCCGAACCGGTCGGCACGATGGCGTACGGGAAGGTGGAACTGCCGGAACAGGCGCCGCTGTTTACGCGGCTGGATGCGCTTTCGTCAGCGGTGCGGCGCAATTGCCCGGAGCCGATGGAGAAGCTGGGCCAGGATGTTGGCTTTATTTTGTACCGTACACGGATCACTGGCCCAAGGGAGGAGCAGGAGCTGGTGGTGCAGGAGGTGCGGGACAGGGCGCTCATTTTTGTGAACGGGACATACCGGGGAGTATTGGAACGGGGCAATGCCGAATTGTCGGTTTCCTTTGCCGTGCCGGAGGAAGGTGCCGACATCGCCATTCTGGTGGAAAACATGGGACGCATCAATTACGGGCCGTATCTGAAGGACCCTAAAGGCATCACGGAAGGCGTGCGGCATGGGTTTCAATTTTTGTACGATTGGACGATCCATTGCCTGCCGTTGTCCGAACTGTCCGGATTGCAATTCGAACGGGTTGAGAGCGCCGAGGGACCGTGTTTTTATCGGGGGCAGTTTGACGTGAATGAAGCCAAGGATACGTTTTTGCGGCTGGATGGTTGGACGAAGGGGGTTGCGTTTATCAACGGATTTAATCTGGGGCGTTACTGGAACAAAGGGCCGCAGCAGACGTTGTACGTGCCAGCTCCCTTGCTTCGTCCGGGTGGGAACGAACTGATCGTGTTTGAGCTTCACGCTCCGGCGGAGAGGGCCGTCACCTTTGTGGATCGGGCGGTGCTGGACGTGGAAAATGGAAAATAG
- a CDS encoding sugar phosphate isomerase/epimerase, giving the protein MKVGLSTYSLQQALNRGDMTVLDAIRFIAEQGGEHVEIVPMGYSLVDQPDLIGQIRDTAAEVGIDISNYAIGANFVALESEEALEQEIRNVMNHVDIAAALGVTRMRHDVAFRPAHEGTVAQFETDLPIIVQACRRIADYAAERGITTSLENHGYYVQSSERVRRVLHETARDNFKTTLDVGNFLCVDEDPISAVKNNIPYASMVHAKDFYLRPESRNPGEGWFQTAHGNYLRGAIVGHGDIDMYGVFRVLKQSGYDGYISVEFEGMEDCRTASCIAMDNVRRLWEEA; this is encoded by the coding sequence ATGAAAGTTGGCCTTAGCACCTATAGTTTGCAGCAAGCGTTAAATCGCGGGGACATGACGGTTCTGGATGCCATTCGTTTCATCGCCGAGCAAGGGGGCGAGCATGTGGAGATCGTGCCGATGGGTTACAGTCTCGTGGATCAGCCGGATTTGATTGGCCAGATTCGGGACACGGCCGCCGAAGTCGGGATCGACATTTCCAACTATGCCATCGGGGCGAATTTCGTTGCTTTGGAGAGCGAAGAGGCATTGGAGCAGGAAATTCGGAATGTGATGAATCATGTGGACATTGCCGCCGCGCTCGGCGTGACGCGAATGCGCCATGACGTGGCTTTCCGCCCTGCGCATGAGGGAACGGTGGCCCAATTCGAGACCGATCTGCCGATCATTGTGCAGGCGTGCCGGCGTATTGCGGATTATGCGGCAGAGCGCGGCATTACGACGAGCCTGGAGAACCACGGCTATTACGTGCAATCGAGCGAACGCGTTCGCCGGGTGCTGCATGAAACGGCGCGGGACAACTTTAAGACAACGCTCGACGTTGGCAACTTCCTGTGCGTGGATGAAGATCCGATCAGTGCGGTGAAAAACAACATCCCGTATGCTTCGATGGTTCACGCGAAGGATTTTTACTTGAGGCCGGAATCCCGGAATCCGGGGGAAGGCTGGTTCCAAACCGCCCATGGCAATTATTTGCGCGGGGCGATCGTAGGTCATGGCGACATCGACATGTACGGTGTGTTCCGCGTATTGAAACAGTCCGGGTATGACGGATATATCTCGGTCGAGTTTGAAGGCATGGAGGATTGCCGCACCGCCTCGTGCATTGCCATGGATAACGTGCGCAGGCTGTGGGAGGAAGCTTAG
- a CDS encoding carbohydrate ABC transporter permease, with amino-acid sequence MLNLFNRNRIKDPLGDRVFMFFNYLFLTLVLLIVFYPLLYIISSSFSSSRAVTSGQVWLFPVDFNIKAYISIFKSQQLMLGFWNTIIYTVVGTLINVTLTVMLAYPLSRKSFYGRGILIIFMMITMFFDGGLIPTYLLMKDLHLLDTRWAMWLPGALAVFQVIVARTFFQSSIPEELAEAAEMDGCRDIRYLISVVLPLSKPILAVMTLMYAVGHWNAYFDALIYLRSENLFPLQYVLRNLLILNAADPAMLAGTSQQLRDQGFEQVLKYALIVVASVPILILYPFVQKHFVKGVMIGSLKG; translated from the coding sequence ATGCTCAACCTGTTTAATCGCAACCGGATCAAGGACCCGCTCGGAGACCGTGTGTTCATGTTTTTCAACTACCTGTTCCTGACGCTGGTGCTGCTCATCGTGTTCTACCCGCTGCTTTACATTATCAGCTCCTCCTTCAGTTCCTCCCGGGCCGTGACGTCAGGCCAGGTATGGCTGTTCCCGGTCGATTTCAACATCAAAGCATACATTTCGATCTTCAAAAGCCAGCAGCTGATGCTCGGCTTCTGGAACACGATCATCTATACCGTGGTCGGTACGCTGATCAACGTCACGCTTACCGTCATGCTGGCCTACCCGCTATCGCGCAAATCGTTCTATGGCCGCGGCATTCTCATCATTTTCATGATGATCACGATGTTTTTTGATGGGGGACTCATTCCGACGTATCTGTTGATGAAAGACCTCCATCTGCTGGATACGCGCTGGGCGATGTGGCTGCCGGGAGCGCTCGCGGTGTTCCAGGTCATCGTGGCACGGACGTTCTTCCAGTCTTCGATTCCGGAGGAATTGGCCGAAGCGGCAGAAATGGACGGCTGCCGGGACATCCGCTATCTCATCAGCGTGGTGCTTCCTTTATCCAAGCCGATTCTGGCCGTCATGACCCTGATGTACGCGGTCGGGCACTGGAACGCTTACTTCGATGCATTGATCTACCTGCGCTCGGAAAATCTGTTCCCGCTGCAATACGTGCTGCGCAATTTGCTGATTCTGAACGCCGCCGATCCCGCCATGCTTGCCGGAACAAGCCAGCAATTGCGCGATCAGGGCTTCGAGCAGGTGCTGAAATACGCGCTGATCGTTGTCGCGAGCGTGCCGATCCTCATCCTGTACCCGTTCGTGCAGAAGCATTTCGTCAAAGGGGTCATGATCGGGTCCCTGAAAGGATAA
- a CDS encoding Gfo/Idh/MocA family oxidoreductase, giving the protein MSKLKVAVIGAGSISDCHLQAYADNPDVEIYAICDLNEERAKDMAKKYGASRVFTDYRDLLAMPEIDSVSICTWNNSHAEISIAALDAGKNVLCEKPLCQTVEEALAVEQAVKRSGKLLQVGFVRRYSDNAQILKQFIEAGELGDIYYAKASCLRRLGNPGGWFSDRERSGGGPLIDIGVHIIDICWYLMGKPKVKSVSANVSNILGNRAHIRNLSFYKAADYDASKNNVEDMANAMIRFENGASLLIDVSFTLHAKSDEMSIKLYGDKGGAELEPEIMVIGEKFNTILNMTPQVDSKSFDFMGSFRNEINHFIDSTRGRKETLSPVEDGVEIMKILCGIYESARQGREIEL; this is encoded by the coding sequence ATGTCCAAACTGAAAGTTGCCGTCATCGGCGCAGGTTCAATCTCCGACTGCCATTTGCAGGCATATGCCGACAATCCTGACGTTGAAATCTATGCCATATGCGATCTTAACGAAGAGCGTGCCAAAGACATGGCGAAGAAATACGGCGCTTCCCGCGTGTTTACCGATTATCGCGACCTGCTCGCTATGCCGGAAATCGATTCCGTGAGCATCTGTACCTGGAACAACTCGCATGCCGAGATCAGCATCGCCGCGCTGGATGCGGGCAAAAACGTGCTGTGCGAAAAGCCGCTCTGCCAGACCGTGGAAGAGGCGCTCGCGGTCGAGCAGGCCGTCAAACGCAGCGGCAAGCTGCTGCAGGTCGGCTTTGTCCGCCGCTATAGCGACAACGCCCAGATTTTGAAGCAGTTCATCGAAGCGGGCGAGCTTGGCGACATTTATTATGCCAAGGCTTCCTGCCTGCGGCGGCTGGGCAATCCGGGCGGATGGTTTTCCGACCGGGAACGCTCGGGCGGGGGTCCGCTGATCGATATCGGGGTACATATCATCGACATCTGTTGGTACCTGATGGGCAAGCCGAAGGTGAAGTCCGTTTCTGCCAACGTTTCGAACATTTTGGGCAATCGGGCGCATATTCGCAACCTGTCGTTCTACAAGGCGGCCGATTACGATGCCTCCAAAAATAACGTGGAGGACATGGCCAATGCGATGATTCGCTTTGAGAACGGGGCAAGCCTGCTGATTGACGTCAGCTTCACCCTGCATGCCAAATCGGACGAAATGTCGATCAAGCTTTACGGCGACAAAGGAGGAGCCGAGCTGGAGCCGGAGATTATGGTCATTGGCGAGAAGTTCAACACCATTTTGAACATGACGCCCCAGGTCGATTCCAAGTCCTTTGATTTCATGGGTTCCTTCCGCAACGAAATCAATCATTTCATCGATAGCACGCGAGGCCGCAAGGAAACGCTCAGTCCGGTCGAGGACGGCGTCGAGATCATGAAGATTTTGTGCGGCATTTATGAGTCGGCGCGCCAGGGGCGCGAGATCGAATTGTAA
- a CDS encoding alpha-L-fucosidase, which yields MVHSGTPASDWIKAAARIVPSERQLAWQEMEFYAFIHFTVNTFTDREWGTGDEDPALFAPTELDARQWVRACKSAGMTGLILTCKHHDGFCLWPSKHTDHTVSASPWREGRGDLVREVAEACREGGLRFGIYLSPWDRHEPSYGDSARYNAFFLNQLRELLTGYGELFCVWFDGACGEGPNGKRQEYDWPAYYALIRELQPGAVISVCGPDVRWCGNEAGCVRSSEWSVVPAHMQDNEKIQAESQQVDDGQFASRIGTQDDDLGSREVIRRHSRLIWYPAEVNTSIRPGWFYHASEDDQVKSLKELLAVYYGAVGGNATFLLNLPPDKRGLIHERDLERLNELGNHLRETFRDNLALRARAEASEARGGKHTPAMVLDGDKQTYWSPREGTEQAWLQLELPGRAIFDRIVLMEHIRSGQRIERFRLDARTCDGSWQEIYCGTVVGYKRICCFDPVEADAVRLTIEQSRWCPTLSGFGIYRSTAKEARA from the coding sequence ATGGTACATTCGGGAACACCTGCGAGCGATTGGATCAAAGCGGCGGCACGGATCGTTCCATCCGAACGGCAGCTGGCTTGGCAGGAGATGGAATTCTACGCGTTCATACATTTTACGGTAAACACGTTCACGGATCGCGAATGGGGAACGGGAGACGAGGATCCGGCGTTATTTGCTCCCACGGAACTGGATGCGCGCCAGTGGGTGCGAGCGTGCAAGTCGGCCGGCATGACCGGGCTGATCCTGACCTGCAAGCACCATGACGGATTCTGCTTATGGCCAAGCAAGCACACGGATCATACCGTGTCCGCGAGCCCGTGGCGCGAAGGGAGAGGCGACCTCGTTCGCGAGGTCGCGGAGGCGTGCCGCGAAGGCGGGCTGCGTTTCGGCATATACCTTTCCCCATGGGATCGGCATGAGCCTTCATACGGCGATTCGGCGCGTTACAACGCGTTTTTCCTGAACCAGCTGCGTGAACTGTTGACCGGTTACGGCGAGCTGTTCTGCGTATGGTTTGACGGTGCTTGCGGGGAAGGACCAAACGGCAAACGGCAGGAATACGACTGGCCAGCGTACTACGCGCTTATTCGCGAGCTTCAACCGGGGGCGGTCATTTCGGTTTGCGGTCCGGACGTGCGCTGGTGCGGCAATGAAGCCGGATGTGTGCGTTCTTCGGAATGGAGCGTCGTCCCTGCGCATATGCAGGATAATGAGAAGATTCAGGCCGAATCGCAGCAGGTGGATGACGGACAATTCGCCAGCCGCATCGGCACGCAGGATGACGATCTTGGCAGCCGGGAGGTGATCCGGCGCCATTCGCGGTTAATCTGGTATCCGGCCGAAGTGAACACGTCGATCCGTCCCGGCTGGTTCTATCATGCCAGCGAGGATGACCAGGTCAAGTCGCTGAAGGAATTGCTTGCCGTCTATTATGGGGCGGTTGGCGGCAATGCCACCTTTTTGCTGAACCTGCCGCCTGACAAGCGGGGGTTGATCCATGAACGCGATCTGGAGCGGTTGAACGAGCTGGGCAATCATCTGAGGGAGACGTTCAGGGACAATCTGGCGTTACGAGCACGTGCCGAAGCATCGGAAGCCCGGGGTGGGAAGCATACACCCGCCATGGTGCTGGACGGCGACAAGCAGACATACTGGTCCCCTCGCGAGGGCACGGAGCAGGCATGGTTGCAGCTGGAACTGCCGGGAAGGGCGATCTTTGACCGAATCGTGCTGATGGAACATATCCGATCCGGCCAGCGGATCGAACGATTCAGACTGGACGCGCGTACTTGCGATGGATCATGGCAGGAGATCTACTGCGGAACCGTGGTGGGTTACAAACGAATTTGCTGTTTTGATCCAGTTGAGGCTGACGCTGTTCGTCTGACTATAGAGCAATCCCGGTGGTGCCCGACATTATCCGGGTTTGGCATATATAGAAGCACCGCGAAGGAGGCGAGGGCATGA
- a CDS encoding alpha-L-fucosidase, protein MSETQDTVLEQEEQVVEAGVHNFSKEDEWVKPEDPLLLERLEWFKDQKLGFMMHWGPYSQLGLVESWALSDEDGDWSRNDVDWTDDMEQFKREYFDLNKTFNPIRFQPDEWAQLAADNGFKYLLFTTKHHDGFCMWDTHTTDYRITGPDTPFHRHKYADICRVLFDAFRARGLGISAYFSKADWHTPYYWAPGMERGRHMWRGPSYDPKQYPWLWEKFVEFTHEQIMELLTKYGRIECLWLDAGWVRPGRHGQDIRLGEVVERARRSTQPWLLAADRTVGGPYENIVTPEQTIPDRPMNIPWESCITVGHSFAFGFDDQYKSPRQLVHLLLEVVSKGGNLALNIGPQPDGRLPKGAVRSIQGLGEWLGVHGEGVYGTRICEPFYTGEWAFTRKENVVYAFRLYQKDEVPEQPGGRLIIPYQGEVKQIEMIGIDGALAYQRTHDGFAVELPRTESTDEGVPITYTFRLIGAE, encoded by the coding sequence ATGAGCGAAACGCAGGATACCGTATTGGAGCAGGAAGAACAGGTGGTCGAGGCGGGAGTGCACAATTTCAGCAAGGAGGACGAGTGGGTCAAGCCTGAAGACCCGCTGCTCTTGGAGCGCTTGGAGTGGTTCAAAGACCAGAAGCTGGGATTCATGATGCACTGGGGCCCTTACTCGCAGCTTGGATTGGTCGAATCGTGGGCGCTGAGCGATGAGGATGGCGACTGGTCGCGCAACGACGTGGACTGGACGGACGACATGGAGCAGTTCAAGCGGGAGTATTTCGATCTGAACAAAACGTTCAACCCCATTCGTTTTCAGCCCGATGAATGGGCGCAATTGGCGGCAGACAACGGCTTCAAATACCTGCTGTTCACCACCAAGCACCATGACGGCTTCTGCATGTGGGACACGCATACGACCGATTACCGCATTACCGGCCCGGATACGCCGTTCCATCGTCATAAATACGCGGACATCTGCCGCGTGCTGTTTGATGCGTTTCGTGCCCGCGGGCTCGGCATTTCGGCGTATTTCTCCAAAGCGGACTGGCATACCCCTTATTACTGGGCACCGGGAATGGAACGGGGACGCCATATGTGGCGCGGCCCTTCCTACGATCCGAAGCAGTACCCGTGGCTATGGGAAAAGTTCGTGGAATTCACGCATGAGCAGATCATGGAGCTGCTGACCAAGTATGGACGGATTGAATGCTTGTGGCTGGATGCCGGTTGGGTCCGTCCCGGACGGCACGGTCAGGATATACGCCTGGGCGAAGTGGTTGAGCGGGCCAGACGGAGCACGCAGCCATGGCTGCTGGCAGCGGATCGTACCGTGGGGGGCCCTTACGAAAACATCGTGACGCCGGAGCAGACGATCCCCGACCGGCCCATGAACATTCCGTGGGAAAGCTGCATTACGGTGGGGCATTCGTTCGCCTTTGGCTTCGATGACCAGTACAAGTCGCCAAGGCAATTGGTTCACCTTTTGCTTGAAGTGGTGTCCAAAGGAGGCAATCTGGCACTCAACATCGGTCCGCAGCCGGATGGGCGACTGCCCAAAGGCGCTGTGAGAAGCATTCAGGGCCTTGGCGAATGGCTTGGCGTTCACGGCGAAGGCGTATACGGCACCCGAATCTGCGAGCCTTTTTATACGGGAGAGTGGGCGTTTACCCGCAAGGAAAACGTGGTGTATGCTTTCCGTTTATACCAAAAAGACGAAGTCCCGGAGCAACCAGGCGGTCGGCTAATCATCCCTTACCAAGGCGAGGTCAAGCAGATCGAAATGATTGGCATCGACGGAGCACTGGCATATCAGCGTACGCATGATGGATTTGCCGTGGAGCTTCCACGAACGGAAAGCACAGATGAAGGAGTGCCGATTACCTATACCTTCCGTTTGATCGGAGCGGAGTAA
- a CDS encoding ABC transporter permease subunit, producing the protein MSRATETLPTKLELQQRRNDAEPKRQHPFIKSLKKHWELYLLVLPPVLYLLIFKYIPMVGVQIAFKDFSVVKGIWDSPWVGLKHFEAFFESPNFWLLIKNTIGISFYSLLAGFPIPILLALALNEIRTGFFKKSVQMVTYAPHFISTVVMVSIIILMLSPHVGVVDRLFSFLGFPMTNFMGIPEYFKSIYVWSGVWQGMGYSSIIYIAALASVDPSLYEAARMDGASRLRKIWHIDIPALVPVTVIMLILSLGSIMGVGFEKIFLMQNPLNTSASEVISTYVYKVGLIGANFSFSSAVGLFNSIINLILLVVVNAISRKVSQNSLW; encoded by the coding sequence ATGAGTCGAGCTACGGAAACCCTACCCACCAAGCTGGAACTACAGCAACGCAGAAACGACGCTGAGCCGAAACGGCAGCATCCGTTTATCAAAAGCCTCAAAAAGCATTGGGAGCTCTACCTGCTGGTGCTGCCTCCGGTATTGTACCTGCTGATCTTCAAATACATTCCCATGGTGGGTGTGCAGATCGCTTTTAAGGATTTTAGCGTGGTCAAGGGCATTTGGGACAGTCCATGGGTTGGGCTGAAACACTTTGAGGCGTTCTTCGAGTCCCCCAACTTCTGGCTGCTTATTAAAAATACGATCGGCATCAGCTTCTACTCTCTCCTTGCCGGTTTCCCGATTCCGATCTTGCTGGCGCTGGCGCTAAACGAAATCCGGACGGGCTTCTTCAAAAAGTCGGTACAGATGGTAACCTATGCTCCGCATTTCATCTCGACCGTTGTCATGGTATCGATCATCATTCTGATGCTCTCGCCGCATGTGGGCGTGGTGGACCGGCTATTCTCATTCCTCGGTTTTCCGATGACCAACTTCATGGGCATCCCTGAATATTTCAAATCAATCTATGTCTGGTCCGGCGTGTGGCAGGGCATGGGGTACTCCTCCATCATCTACATCGCGGCGCTGGCGTCAGTCGATCCTTCGCTGTATGAAGCGGCCCGAATGGACGGGGCGTCGAGACTGCGAAAAATATGGCATATCGACATTCCCGCATTGGTGCCGGTCACGGTCATCATGCTGATTCTGAGCCTGGGCAGCATTATGGGCGTAGGCTTCGAAAAAATATTTCTGATGCAGAATCCGCTCAATACGAGCGCTTCGGAGGTCATTTCGACTTACGTGTACAAGGTGGGGCTCATCGGAGCCAACTTCAGCTTTTCCTCGGCAGTGGGATTGTTCAACTCGATCATCAACCTGATCCTGCTGGTCGTCGTCAACGCGATCTCGCGCAAAGTATCCCAAAACAGCCTGTGGTAA